The following proteins are co-located in the Eleginops maclovinus isolate JMC-PN-2008 ecotype Puerto Natales chromosome 23, JC_Emac_rtc_rv5, whole genome shotgun sequence genome:
- the tsc22d3 gene encoding TSC22 domain family protein 3 isoform X3, whose translation MSDDDCRSPIGLDCCSCCLDLANGCDESMANSPAQGLRGLPGSPTSPSVSHFRQLRNQLMYPNLNTDKLNNIMRQDSLESVVRDPCFLLNEGICNSNIDQTMLSILLFFHSCRIDSSNCLSGRHKTHPWQHKHKHINVNTLTVHTAYR comes from the exons ATGTCAGACGATGACTGCCGTTCGCCCATCGGCCTGGACTGTTGCAGTTGCTGCTTGGACCTGGCCAATGGCTGTGATGAATCAATGGCCAACAGTCCGGCTCAGGGCCTCAGAGGGTTACCAGGAAGCCCCACAAGCCCAAGTGTCAGTCACTTTCGCCAGCTCCGCAACCAGCTGATGTACCCGAACCTGAACACAGACAAGCTGAACAACATCATGAGGCAGGACTCCCTAGAATCTGTTGTGAGGGACCCCTGCTTCCTGCTAAATGAGGGGATCTGCAACAGCAACATTGACCAGACCATGCTGTCCATCCTGCTCTTCTTTCACAG CTGCAGGATTGACTCATCAAACTGTCTGTCTGGAAGACACAAGACACATCCttggcaacacaaacacaagcacataaATGTGAACACGCTAACAGTTCACACTGCATACAGGTGA